One genomic segment of Bombina bombina isolate aBomBom1 chromosome 4, aBomBom1.pri, whole genome shotgun sequence includes these proteins:
- the TBCC gene encoding tubulin-specific chaperone C: protein MEPTVAVSEALRGPGEVDGDRLGRLPERLQKREQERIRETERRREEKESQAVLEEKSGYFSAGFEPERAALEEQLSATDSVCEPRVLEEITGRLQQLQKLLNDSMRFLSPYDIRKAQEALTRLQAVLDEKRKLQQPKKFAFKSRKKEPTAGPAPQPPPDQQTVPAKVPDPEPSSCGFQDLTSQVLFMEPAEIQQRDLLLCQLRDCTVTLRGSPATLHLRGLHGCRVLCGPVSSSVFVDGCTDCIFTFPCQQLRTHSTSNTRFYLHVTSRAIIEDCSGLYFAPFNWTYDGILQDYKVSGLDITRNNWNQVDDFNWLASDASSPNWCVIPEDSRIAQWN, encoded by the coding sequence ATGGAGCCGACTGTTGCTGTATCGGAGGCGCTCCGGGGCCCTGGAGAAGTGGATGGGGATCGATTGGGGCGACTCCCGGAAAGGCTGCAGAAAAGGGAACAGGAGCGGATTCGAGAAACTGAGCGGCGGCGGGAAGAGAAGGAGAGTCAGGCTGTGCTGGAGGAGAAGAGCGGATACTTCAGTGCTGGTTTTGAGCCTGAGAGAGCGGCGCTGGAAGAGCAGCTCTCAGCTACTGATTCTGTTTGCGAACCCCGAGTGTTAGAGGAGATCACCGGCCGCCTGCAGCAGCTCCAGAAGTTACTTAATGACAGTATGAGGTTCCTGTCGCCCTATGATATCCGCAAGGCTCAGGAGGCGCTCACTCGACTCCAGGCAGTGCTGGATGAGAAGAGGAAACTGCAGCAGCCTAAAAAATTCGCTTTCAAGTCCCGTAAAAAAGAACCTACGGCTGGACCAGCACCACAGCCACCTCCCGACCAACAAACAGTACCCGCAAAGGTCCCAGACCCGGAGCCCTCAAGCTGTGGCTTCCAGGACCTCACCTCTCAGGTCTTGTTTATGGAACCTGCTGAGATCCAACAAAGGGACCTGTTGCTGTGTCAGCTGCGTGACTGCACCGTCACTCTGCGGGGTAGCCCAGCCACTCTACACTTGAGGGGCCTGCACGGTTGTAGGGTACTTTGTGGCCCCGTGTCCTCTTCTGTATTTGTAGATGGCTGCACAGATTGTATCTTTACCTTCCCCTGCCAGCAACTGCGCACCCACAGCACCTCCAATACCCGCTTTTACCTGCATGTCACCAGTAGGGCTATTATTGAGGACTGCAGTGGACTTTACTTCGCACCTTTCAATTGGACCTATGATGGTATCCTACAGGACTATAAAGTGTCTGGCCTGGACATAACCAGGAATAACTGGAATCAAGTTGATGACTTTAACTGGCTTGCAAGTGATGCTAGCTCCCCAAACTGGTGTGTAATTCCAGAAGATAGTAGAATAGCACAATGGAATTGA